CAACATGAAGGCAATAATTATTTATCAGCCGGGTGCGCCGTCTGTATTGCAGCTGAAGGAGCGCGACAAGCCGCAGGCGGGTCCTGGTGAGGTGTTGATTGCCGTGCATGCGGCAGGTATTAATCGGCCGGACGTAGCACAGCGCAAGGGTAATTATGCACCACCTCCGGGTGCGCCGCTGGATATTCCCGGATTGGAAGTTGCCGGTGTGATTGCGGAAGTGGGCGCAGGTGTTACGCGATGGAAGGAAGGGGACAAAGTATGTGCTTTGCTGGCTGGTGGTGGTTATGCGGAGTATGCCACTGCACCTGAAGGGCAGTGTTTACCTGTTCCTGAAGGCTGGGATTTCATACAGGCGTGTACGTTACCTGAAACGGTTTTCACCGTCTGGCATAATGTATTCCAGCGCGGGCAGCTGAAAGCGGGCGAGCATATGCTGGTGCATGGCGGTAGTAGCGGTATCGGGATGACCGCTATTCAGCTGGCAGTGGCTTTTGGCGCGAAGGCCTATGCCACGGCAGGTACCGATGAAAAATGTGCGGCCTGTGTACAGGCAGGGGCCACCATGTGTGTAAACTATCGTACAGCTGAATTTGAGACCGTGTTGAAGCCCGAGGGGATCGATGTTATTTTAGATATGGTGGGCGGAGATTAT
The Chitinophaga sp. Cy-1792 genome window above contains:
- a CDS encoding NAD(P)H-quinone oxidoreductase; the encoded protein is MKAIIIYQPGAPSVLQLKERDKPQAGPGEVLIAVHAAGINRPDVAQRKGNYAPPPGAPLDIPGLEVAGVIAEVGAGVTRWKEGDKVCALLAGGGYAEYATAPEGQCLPVPEGWDFIQACTLPETVFTVWHNVFQRGQLKAGEHMLVHGGSSGIGMTAIQLAVAFGAKAYATAGTDEKCAACVQAGATMCVNYRTAEFETVLKPEGIDVILDMVGGDYIHRNIHLLREEGRLIFINVMRGAKDTLDALAVMMKRLTITGSTLRNRDIEFKKRLAMEVEKEVWPKIAEGKFKAVIHQVFPLDQAAAAHQLMESSAHIGKIVLQVVS